A part of Lactobacillus sp. ESL0700 genomic DNA contains:
- a CDS encoding ABC transporter ATP-binding protein, with product MSIKEIIRVNVPRAILILVIYIFSSFSSIGSQYLLKYAIDAISKQNFSNFLVWIITQAVTKFMATALLAAATYKFNQQMQEYIHKVRDEILRHYYANGQDKISKIENELSSNMKILTTDYLEPWSIIVQSLLVIMLSISALFTLHWSLILATIVVAIIVFLLPKIMKKRLSTATATAAMQNSELLETISNWFQGLTELRRYHVFSKMNKELDRTSQALAQANIKKENLHGIAIGINGIGNTLGQIGIMGYALVLLVNHQIDFGSWVIATSFCSNIFNGLWDIVDAITSINSTKQLRDLTGKLRQFISLPQVVPVNSVQVKNLVVEYQHGEKITYPDFTINAGDKVLLTGDSGSGKSTLLKVLLGELIPQQGQVIYQTDNGQVISPQNAMVGYIAQDSSLFPTSITDNITMFANNLIEKVPKVTEKMQLSADLGNFPAGLKTQVNLDQDNLSGGQKQKIVLARAEIREPQMLLLDEATSAIDSNATAKIVHELLQTKQTLLMVAHNFSPKLTQQFDYQINLQAKEGAK from the coding sequence TTGAGTATTAAAGAAATTATTAGAGTCAACGTACCAAGAGCTATTTTAATTTTAGTTATTTATATTTTTAGTTCATTTTCAAGCATTGGATCACAATATTTACTTAAATATGCGATAGATGCGATTAGTAAACAGAACTTTTCTAATTTTCTAGTCTGGATAATTACTCAAGCTGTTACTAAGTTTATGGCAACTGCATTACTTGCGGCGGCAACTTATAAATTTAATCAGCAGATGCAGGAGTATATCCACAAAGTACGAGATGAAATTTTACGCCATTATTATGCAAATGGTCAGGATAAAATTTCTAAAATAGAAAATGAATTAAGCAGTAATATGAAGATTTTAACGACTGATTATTTAGAGCCTTGGTCTATTATTGTGCAGTCTTTACTTGTGATTATGCTATCGATTAGTGCCTTATTTACACTACATTGGAGTTTGATTTTAGCAACTATCGTTGTCGCGATTATTGTGTTTCTATTACCAAAAATCATGAAAAAAAGGTTATCAACGGCAACTGCCACTGCAGCGATGCAAAATTCAGAATTGCTTGAAACTATTAGTAATTGGTTTCAAGGTTTAACTGAATTACGACGTTATCACGTTTTTTCAAAAATGAATAAGGAATTAGATCGCACTAGTCAAGCTTTAGCTCAAGCAAATATCAAAAAAGAAAATCTGCATGGTATTGCAATTGGAATTAATGGTATTGGTAATACGCTTGGACAAATTGGAATTATGGGCTATGCACTTGTTTTGCTTGTTAACCATCAAATTGATTTTGGTAGTTGGGTTATTGCTACTAGCTTTTGTTCGAATATTTTCAATGGCTTGTGGGACATAGTTGATGCAATTACATCCATTAATTCAACTAAGCAGTTGCGTGATTTAACTGGAAAATTACGTCAGTTTATTTCGCTACCACAAGTAGTGCCAGTTAATAGTGTTCAAGTTAAAAATTTGGTAGTCGAGTATCAACATGGTGAAAAAATCACTTATCCTGATTTTACAATTAATGCTGGTGATAAAGTATTGCTAACAGGGGATTCTGGTAGTGGTAAATCTACATTATTAAAAGTTTTATTGGGTGAGTTAATACCACAGCAAGGACAAGTTATTTACCAAACAGATAATGGACAGGTAATTAGTCCGCAAAATGCTATGGTTGGTTATATTGCCCAAGATAGTAGTCTATTTCCTACTAGTATTACGGACAATATTACAATGTTTGCCAATAATTTAATTGAAAAAGTCCCTAAAGTTACAGAAAAAATGCAGCTTTCTGCTGACTTAGGTAACTTTCCTGCTGGTTTAAAAACGCAGGTTAATTTGGATCAAGATAATTTATCGGGTGGTCAGAAGCAGAAGATAGTTCTGGCTAGAGCAGAAATTCGTGAACCACAGATGTTGTTACTTGATGAAGCAACTAGTGCAATTGATAGTAATGCAACTGCTAAAATTGTTCATGAATTATTACAGACTAAGCAAACTTTACTGATGGTAGCACATAATTTTAGCCCAAAATTAACGCAGCAATTCGATTATCAAATTAATTTACAAGCTAAAGAAGGTGCAAAATAA
- a CDS encoding LysR family transcriptional regulator — protein sequence MNFNDLKIFRTIYEVGSLNKAAQTLGYAQSNITARLKLMEQELNSTLFVRMPKGVQPTEAGNIFYKAVLNIQAELAQVSAKINQRKKMLLGSETLISEVLSHNNVNYKNFSKIVVKNQNDIVKEAASHLYDIVVTFINMDNSHIYNLNKVCLISTNYAAQHQSVFSDKSVPILINSDPECAFRKRTLKDLIDKTRVFEVDSLQAIELLVEQGKGIALLPSKVIEERHLVKMRTDDIILKYYLYQAK from the coding sequence ATGAATTTTAATGATTTAAAAATATTCCGCACGATTTATGAAGTCGGATCATTGAATAAGGCAGCTCAGACTTTAGGATATGCCCAATCTAATATCACAGCTAGACTAAAATTAATGGAGCAGGAATTAAATTCGACTCTGTTTGTTCGTATGCCCAAAGGAGTGCAGCCAACTGAAGCGGGTAATATTTTTTATAAAGCAGTTTTAAATATTCAGGCAGAGTTGGCGCAAGTGTCTGCTAAAATTAACCAGCGAAAAAAGATGCTACTAGGATCAGAAACTCTAATATCAGAAGTTCTAAGTCATAATAACGTTAATTATAAAAATTTCAGTAAAATTGTTGTTAAAAATCAGAATGATATTGTAAAGGAAGCTGCTAGTCATTTGTACGATATAGTAGTGACTTTTATAAATATGGATAATAGTCATATTTATAATTTAAATAAAGTTTGTCTAATCAGCACTAATTATGCAGCACAGCATCAGTCTGTTTTTAGTGATAAAAGTGTTCCTATCTTGATTAATAGTGATCCAGAATGTGCCTTTAGGAAAAGAACTTTGAAAGATTTGATTGATAAAACAAGAGTATTTGAAGTTGATTCCTTGCAGGCGATTGAATTATTGGTTGAACAAGGAAAAGGGATAGCGTTGTTGCCAAGTAAAGTTATAGAAGAAAGGCACTTGGTTAAAATGCGTACGGACGACATTATACTCAAATATTATTTATATCAAGCAAAGTAG